In Nitrososphaerota archaeon, the genomic window AAGGATGCGGAACCTGATCCTCAAGTCGAAATTAGGACAAGCCATCCCTCAAAGCTTCGCAATTATCTTAAGAAAGCTCTACAAGGTAAGATCTGCACAGAACTACTATCAAGTATACAAATAGTCCGCGATAGCTACCTGTCACCTGCAACACGCATGGGACTGATATCGGTATCGAAGCCTGAAAAACTACTAGTTGATGCTATAGCCGAACATAAACCAGCAGTATTAATTGAGAATATTGCAGAAGCGATTGTAAACTCTTCACGAGCGATTAATACCAAATTGCTAGAGTCATATGCTGGGATGCGGGGCGTCTTGAAAGAAACACAAAATGAAATAAAGAAAGCGCAGGAGTCTGGCTTCCCATAGTTTCAAACAGTCAGATACGTCAGATTGCCCAGAAGTTGGGCTTTAACGAAGCGTTTGTCGAGAGAGAATATCACCTTATGGTGACTATCGAAGATCTCCGTCAGAGGGGCTTAATGAATGAAAACCCACTCTGTTTGGGAGGTGGTCATGGAGCTAGGGCGTATCTGCCTGTGGACCTCCAGCGATTCAGTATTGATTTGGATTTCTATTCAAATTGTGGGGACATCCATGACATTAAGAATGACCTATCAAAAGTACCAGGTTTCAAGGTCATAGGTTACGGAGAACAGACTGAAGGACGATTCAAGAGGTACGACTCATTGCCACCCAAAAGCCTCAAAAATGTACAATTGCTTTCATAAAAGAGTACAAACGGTCATTATCTCGGCTGCGATTTCTGGAGTGCCAGCTATTGCGTCATATCTTCCGGTTCTAGAATTGATCCAATGGATTTTAGGATCCATCAAAAGGCCACGAAGTTCTCCTTCGGAATAGTACCTAGGTTCTTCCTTGGCGAAATCCTCCTCGTACGTTGTTACTATCCATTCTCTATTTTTAAGGAGCCTTGTTAGTCTACTGATAGCCGTAGAGTCCTTGTTTTCCAGATATTTGCGAAGGTTCGCCTTGTCCTTACCTTTTTTTAGGCATAGCTTTCAGAAAATTCTTCAATATGTCCTCGTTATTTTCTGCGTGGAAGAAGACCGGAATGTTCTGAGTTGCCGTTGCTTTGAAACTAGTAAGCAACCAGTCCCCATTCTGGAATGAAAGTGTTCTATCCATGAATGCATCATCTATTGCAAACATATCTGATATCAATTGCCTATCATATGGTCTGGGCATCGTTGATACAAAGTAGCTGTGCAATTGCTGCAACGCATTAGTATTGAGATTAGCTATTCTTTGGGTGCTTATCCATCCGTGCAGATGATACTTCCTACCATGTCGTAATAATCTTTCTACAGTTCTGCTTGCCTGATCCGTGCCATCTTCTTTCCTTGTGTCTCGTGGCATAAACTCTTGAGCCTCATCAATTATGAAAAGTATTCTAGGAGTCAGAGTGAAACTTCTTTTCCTCTTGCGAAAGACATTTGCTATTACTGATGACGTCTGAAGCCTAGCATCTTCAGCTTCCGGGAGATTTACTACAAATAGCCTAGGAGAATCCTTCTTGGTCGAGAGCATTTCATCTACAAGGTTATCCCACGTGTACTGTTCCTCTCCATCTTTCTGGCCGTCCTCGCTTGGATTTCTATCAATAACCTTCTGAAGGCTATCGAAGGTCTTCTTCAAAGAACTGCTAGCAGGTAGATCTTCAAGTAATGGTTGCACTTGCCGAATAAGCTTTGATGTCCTTGAGTCAAATGAGCTCTCCCGCTCTAATTTGTTAGAATCTAGGAACTCTTCCATCATCTTGATAATTTCAGGGACAAGGAGCTTACCTTGGACTGCGCCATACTTGTCGTTAAGAGTAGTTGACAGGACATCTATTAATCCTCCATAAGTGCTGAACATTTTGATTCCTTCCTGTCCAGCCAGAGGCATCTCCACGAATCTGACCTTGTCATCTCTGAACAAAGAAGAGATTTTCTCTACGAATTTATCTTCCAATTCAACTAATGATTCTGGAACTGCATGCCTCCTGAAGTATTCTCTTGCAGTATCTTCAGCCTCAGCAAAATTTTCCGCAAATAGTATCCTGCTTGGATATTTGTCAAGGACATCAAGGATATGGATCCCGTACTCCGAGGAAACATCGAATATCACTATCTTCAGATCTGGAATTACTTGAAGGGCCTTTCTTACAACCATTGCCGTCATATTCGACTTTCCTGAACCTGTAAAGGCGAAGACTCCAACGTGGTAGTGAACAAGCTTCTCTATGTCGACAGTGAAGGGTATGTTCTCCTCAACAACTCCTAGGAGATGTCCAAAGGAATAGTCTTCTTCGTTGGATTTGGGGACATAACAGATCAACTTCTGGATTGATTCTTTGCTCAGTAAATTAACTGTGCTGCCTGTAAGTGGAGCAAAAGGTTTCTTTTCAAACGCTATCTGATCAGCATTGACCTTCATCACGTAGCCCGTTGGGGCTGCGACGATTTCTATCCAAGTGCTCTTGGAACCCTTCTCCCATTCATCTTGAATGAGCTCCATGAACTCTTTTCTGATAGTTGCGGGCTGGGATCTATCCAAGGTTAGCATTGAGTAGTGCATCGGATAGACATCTGCAATTTCGTAGATAGAGTAGGTATCGTGCGAGCCAAGGGTCTGCACATTGGGTATTGCTACAAGCTGTCCTGCTGAAAGTCTCTTTATCACGTTGGGCGTGTAATCGCATTCAATTCTAGCAGTTCTGAAAGTGATGGTTGATAGACCATCAGTTGTTGTGCGGGTAGTGGACACAATTTCCCTTAGCTTTCCTTGGAATTCACCATTAAGATCGTCAAAGACTGGCAAGGTTAACTCTTCCTCCCCGCTTCAATCTTGGACCTGTAGTCTCTAAACCTGCTGGAGAACAATACTTGCTGATCCAAATCTGATCTGCTCATTTCTAACGCTACAACTGCAAGATATGCCTCCCTATTCTGGCCCAAGTTG contains:
- a CDS encoding ATP-binding protein, translating into MPVFDDLNGEFQGKLREIVSTTRTTTDGLSTITFRTARIECDYTPNVIKRLSAGQLVAIPNVQTLGSHDTYSIYEIADVYPMHYSMLTLDRSQPATIRKEFMELIQDEWEKGSKSTWIEIVAAPTGYVMKVNADQIAFEKKPFAPLTGSTVNLLSKESIQKLICYVPKSNEEDYSFGHLLGVVEENIPFTVDIEKLVHYHVGVFAFTGSGKSNMTAMVVRKALQVIPDLKIVIFDVSSEYGIHILDVLDKYPSRILFAENFAEAEDTAREYFRRHAVPESLVELEDKFVEKISSLFRDDKVRFVEMPLAGQEGIKMFSTYGGLIDVLSTTLNDKYGAVQGKLLVPEIIKMMEEFLDSNKLERESSFDSRTSKLIRQVQPLLEDLPASSSLKKTFDSLQKVIDRNPSEDGQKDGEEQYTWDNLVDEMLSTKKDSPRLFVVNLPEAEDARLQTSSVIANVFRKRKRSFTLTPRILFIIDEAQEFMPRDTRKEDGTDQASRTVERLLRHGRKYHLHGWISTQRIANLNTNALQQLHSYFVSTMPRPYDRQLISDMFAIDDAFMDRTLSFQNGDWLLTSFKATATQNIPVFFHAENNEDILKNFLKAMPKKR